Within the Chloroflexota bacterium genome, the region GGCGACCGCCTCGGGGATGAGCCGCAACACGGTGATCAAGGCGGAGGGCGAGGTGGCTGCCGGCATCGAGCCGACGGACCGGCTGCGGGCGGTGGGTGGTGGCGACAAGCCGTTGACCGACAAGTACCCGGGCTTGCTCGAAGCGCTCGACGAGTTGGTCGAGCCGGAGACGCGTGGCAATCCGATGTCGCTGCTGCGCTGGACATCGAAGTCGGCGGCGAACCTGGCCACCGAGCTCGCCCGCCAGGGCTTCGAGGTCTCTCCCCGCACGGTGCTGCGCCTCCTGCACCAGCTGGGCTACTCCCTACGGGCCAATGCCAAAGTCACCGAAGGGAAACAGCACGCCGATCGTGACGCCCAGTTCCGCTACCTGAACCAGAAGGCGGCGGAGTTCCTGGAGAACGGCCAGCCCGCCATCAGCGTCGACGCCAAGAAGAAAGAACTGGTCGGAGACTTCGCCAACGGGGGTACGGAGTGGCAGCCCGAAGGGGAACCCGAGCGGGTCCGGGTCCACGACTTCATCGATCCCGACCTCGGCAAGGCGATCCCCTATGGGATCTACGA harbors:
- a CDS encoding ISAzo13 family transposase; amino-acid sequence: MEVTPEELARFFEVVMPHMNEVQRRVVAGAVSEMLGRGGKTAVATASGMSRNTVIKAEGEVAAGIEPTDRLRAVGGGDKPLTDKYPGLLEALDELVEPETRGNPMSLLRWTSKSAANLATELARQGFEVSPRTVLRLLHQLGYSLRANAKVTEGKQHADRDAQFRYLNQKAAEFLENGQPAISVDAKKKELVGDFANGGTEWQPEGEPERVRVHDFIDPDLGKAIPYGIYDIGNNEGWVSVGDTADTAEFAVESIRRWWNTMGKERFPDAQRLLITADAGGSNGYRLRAWKVHLATLAAETGLDITVCHYPPGTSKWNKIEHRMFSFITMNWRGRPLTSLR